The following proteins come from a genomic window of Candidatus Neomarinimicrobiota bacterium:
- a CDS encoding DUF4935 domain-containing protein, whose translation MRKILQGYYRPTDEEFKNLWEKCIFVFDANILLNLYRYSPKTSSAIIKILKKISDRLWIPHQTALEFHNNRLIVQDQQVKAYNDIQSDIQKMQRNIKNTLQSDRHPFIKDASNLLEKVKINLEAIETELVKKKNEYISLYTKNDVRDSILLEITSLFEGKTGVEYSHDQLKKLYEDGKTRYSQRIPPGYRDASKDDSVRRYGDLIIWFQTIDKAKKTKKPIILVTDDKKDDWWRIHNGKTLAPRPELIHEMLSEAKVQFYMYNIDPFMKSMEKYLNEKVKEEAIQEARDLRKRKEEHSDMLANLAQLAQQQQAVFNSSALSDAFKLSKEHLKLFNSSALADARINLDQKDNIGDANDDESTEEIDSEE comes from the coding sequence GATGCTAATATTCTTCTAAATCTTTATCGCTATTCACCTAAAACGAGTTCTGCAATAATAAAAATCCTCAAGAAAATATCTGATAGGTTATGGATTCCTCACCAAACCGCTTTAGAATTCCATAATAATAGGCTTATCGTTCAAGATCAGCAAGTAAAAGCCTATAATGATATTCAATCCGATATACAAAAAATGCAGAGAAATATTAAAAATACACTTCAATCCGACAGACACCCCTTTATTAAAGACGCTAGTAATCTCCTCGAGAAAGTTAAGATCAATTTAGAAGCAATTGAAACAGAGTTAGTAAAAAAGAAAAATGAATACATTTCATTATATACTAAAAATGATGTTCGAGATAGCATTTTGCTTGAAATCACCTCGTTGTTTGAAGGGAAAACAGGTGTAGAGTACTCCCATGATCAGCTAAAAAAGCTTTATGAAGACGGAAAAACGAGATATTCGCAACGTATTCCACCTGGATATAGGGATGCGTCGAAAGATGATAGTGTCCGAAGATATGGTGACCTAATTATTTGGTTTCAGACTATTGATAAAGCAAAAAAAACAAAAAAGCCAATAATTCTCGTTACCGATGATAAAAAGGATGATTGGTGGCGTATTCACAATGGTAAAACGCTTGCGCCTCGACCTGAATTGATACATGAAATGCTTTCTGAAGCCAAAGTTCAATTCTATATGTACAATATAGATCCATTTATGAAATCTATGGAAAAATATCTTAATGAAAAGGTTAAGGAGGAAGCTATACAGGAAGCTAGAGACTTAAGAAAGCGCAAAGAGGAACACTCAGACATGCTTGCTAATCTGGCTCAACTTGCTCAGCAACAGCAAGCTGTCTTTAATTCTTCGGCTCTCTCCGACGCATTTAAACTCTCTAAAGAGCATCTCAAATTATTTAATTCTTCGGCTCTCGCCGATGCACGAATAAATCTTGATCAGAAAGATAATATAGGAGACGCTAACGATGATGAGTCGACTGAAGAAATCGATTCTGAAGAGTAA